DNA sequence from the Mesorhizobium sp. AR10 genome:
CGTCTCGCAGCGATCCTCTGTGTAGCCTTGGAAGTTGCGATGCAGGGCCCCTGTGCAGGCCGCCACCGCCAGCGCATCGCCCGGCTTGGCGAAATGGTCGAGGCCTATTGCTTCATATCCCTTGTCCAAAATCGCCCGCGCGGCGAGTTGCGATTGCGCGAACCGCTCCGTGGGACCGGGGAGCCATGCCTCGTCGATCATCGTCTGATGTTTCTTGAACCAGGGCACGTGAGCGTAGCCGAACAGCGCCATCCTGTCCGGTTCCAGGGTGAGCGCCTGCGCGACGGTAGAACACAGGCTCTCCCTGGTTTGATGCGGCAGGCCGTAGAGCAGATCCAGATTGACGGACTCGACGCCACGGGAACGAACTCCGTCGACGACTGCCTTGGTCTGCAAAAAGCTTTGTTCGCGGTTGATCGCCTTTTGCACTTTCGGATCGAAATCCTGCACGCCGAGGCTCGCCCGCGTCATGCCAATTTCGGCAAGTGCATCAAGGCGTGCCTCGTCCATATCGTTCGGATCGATCTCGATGCTGATTTTCGTATTCGGAACAAAATCGAAGCTGTCCCGCATGAACGCGCCTAGAGCCACCATATCCTCAGGCTTCAGCATTGTCGGCGAGCCGCCGCCGAAGTGGATTGCGCGGACGAAGACCTTCCCGCTGATAAGGGCGGCAACCGTCGCGATCTCCGCGCGTAGCGAGCGCAGATAAGCGGTCACCGGCTCATAGTGGCGCGTCTGCTTGGTATGGCACGCACAGAACCAGCAGAGCCTGTCACAATAGGGAATATGCAGGTAAAGCGATATCTCGTCACCGCCTTCGAGGACCTCCAACCAGCCTTTCTGGACCGCCGCATCGACGCCCGGATGGAAATGCGGCGCGGTCGGGTAACTGGTGTAGCGGGGGACGTTCTCGCCAAGTCTGGCAGTTAATTCCGGTCGCATGTCTTGGTCCACCGTGTTTGAGTCGCCGGAACTCTGGACGCGTCCAACAGCCAAAGCCCTGATTTCGGTCAACCTCCAGCACGGACAAACTGCCGCAACGATTTTTCTACCGTCGATTGCTATCCTGCTGGCACTTGGGATCGGTAGAGCGATGGAATGACAGTACGGCAAGATATTCATAGTTCCGGCATTCCCGTTCTTTGCCTACCCTGCGAGGTACGGCACCGCGGCGTCTGCGGTGCGCTCGATCCAGACGATTTGGCGCGGCTCGCCAAGACTTCGTCGCGGCACAAGATCGAGCCGGGGGTCGAACTGATCGGCGACGCCGAGGCCGTCGACAGCTATTCAAACGTGCTTTCAGGCGTGGTGAAGCTGACGAAGAGCCTTTCGGACGGCCGCCAGCAAATCGTCGGCCTCCAGTTCGCACCGGATTTTCTGGGACGGCCCTTCAAGGTGAAAAGCGCGATCAATGCGGAAGCGGCAACCGCTGTCTCGCTGTGCTCGTTTCCGAGGGCGGCCATCGAACGGATGATGAAGGAATCACCGGAACTTGAGCATCGCCTGCTCAAGCAGACGCTGAACGAACTCGACGAGGCACGCGAATGGATGGTGACTCTGGGGCGCAAGACCGCACCGGAGAAGGTGGCCAGCTTTCTCCTCATGATCGCCCGGAATATCGATTCCAGTGTTGGCCCGGCGGCCAGGTCGGCGTGCTTCGATCTGCCGCTGACGCGTGCCGAGATCTCTGATTTCCTTGGACTTACAAACGAGACTGTGAGCCGCCAGCTGACCAGACTGAGAATGGACGGCGTGATCCGGATCGAGAACAATCGCCATGTCACGGTGGACAGCGTCAGCCGGCTGGAGCAGCGCTGCGGCGGCCGAGGCGCAACCGCCCTTTAGATGAGACCTAAGCGCGCGGGGCCGTCGCCTACTCCGACCCGCAGCAGGATTTGTTCGCGTTCGAAGGCGATGTGTGTCGCCGCAAGCCTTCGAAGAAAGCCGCGCAGAATGAAACCGACGGCTTCCGCATTCTCCACCGTCTCGCCATGGCCGATCGCTAGCAGAATTCAGTCACCTCACCAGCAATGCACTCGTATTCGACCTGTTCGGCGCGCAACCGTCGGGTAGAAGCGAGGCTGGCATCGCCGCCAACGACAGCGGCCTCGTAGGCGGGAAAGACGATCGTTTCTTCATATTGATGAACGCTTGCGCAAAAATGGGAGGATTGCGTGGGCAGTGCCGAGGCACTTCAGGCGATCGACGCTGGGCAGCGCATCAGCGATATTTTCCTAAGCATTGCAGAGCTGCAGTTTTCCCTGTGCGCGCGCTTCATCACATCACACGGAATCGCCTCCACGCGGGGCGGCCCGTGCTGCGTTTCCTCGTTCAATCGCCACCTTCTGATCGCACCGAACTCGATGCTGCCCGAAGCAAAATCCTGCGATCTGACATGGATCAGGGCGAGCAGGCGGCGGCTGCGCAATCAATGCACTGCGGAGTTGGGTCCGCCGGAATTGGAGATCGGTACTTGCGATGAAATTCGGCACTGAGATCGTCCTTCTAAGCCTGTTTGCTTTTGCGGCCCTGGTGGCTGCCGGCTTCGGCGTAGACGAACCTTTTCGCCAGCATATGTGGGTTTTGTTCTTCGCCGTGGCTGGCTTCACTGCGATCCTGTTGCGCAACACGGAGTTCAAGCCAGCAGTTCCGATCCACCCCGCCGATTACATGGATGGGCCGATACGCTACGGGGCCGTCGCAACGGTGATCTGGGGGGTCGTTGGCATGCTGGTCGGTGTGGTCATCGCGCTGCAGCTCGCCTATCCGGATCTCAACATCGAACCCTGGTTCAATTTCGGTCGCTTGCGGCCGCTGCATACGTCGGGCGTCGTTTTTGCTTTCGGGGGCAATGCACTGCTTTGCACATCCCTGTATGTCGTGCAGCGCACCTGCCGCGCCCGGCTGTTTGGCGGCGATCTCGCCTGGTTCGTGTTCTGGGGTTACCAGCTTTTCATCGTCATGGCTGCGACAGGCTACCTGCTCGGCATCACCGAGGGCCGCGAGTATGCCGAACCCGAATGGTATGTGGACCTGTGGCTGACCATCGTCTGGGTCGCCTATCTCATCCTGTTCCTCGGCACGATCCTGAAGCGCAAGGAACCGCATATCTACGTCGCCAACTGGTTCTATCTGTCGTTCATCGTGACCATCGCGATGCTGCATGTGATCAACAATCTGTCGATGCCCGTCTCGTTCGTTGGCTCAAAAAGCTATTCCGCCTTCTCCGGCGTACAGGACGCCCTGACGCAGTGGTGGTACGGCCACAATGCCGTCGGCTTCTTTCTGACCGCCGGCTTTCTCGGCATGATGTATTATTTCGTGCCCAAGCAGGCGAACCGCCCAGTTTATTCCTACCGCCTGTCGATCATCCACTTCTGGGCGCTGATCTTCCTCTATATCTGGGCTGGTCCGCATCACCTGCACTACACCGCTCTGCCCGACTGGGCGCAGACGCTTGGCATGGTGTTTTCGATCATGCTCTGGATGCCCTCCTGGGGCGGCATGATCAACGGCCTGATGACGCTGTCCGGCGCCTGGGACAAGCTGCGCACGGATCCCATCATCCGCATGATGGTGATGGCCATCGCCTTCTACGGCATGTCGACCTTCGAAGGCCCGATGATGGCGATCAAGACGGTCAACTCGCTGTCGCACTATACCGACTGGACGATCGGGCACGTCCACTCCGGCGCGCTTGGCTGGGTTGGCATGATCTCGTTCGGCGCGATCTATTTCATGGTGCCGAAGCTGTGGAACCGCGAGCGGCTCTATTCACTGCGGCTGGTCAACTGGCACTTCTGGCTGGCGACGCTCGGAATCGTCCTTTACGCGGCGGTGATGTGGGTCTCCGGCGTCATGCAAGGCCTGATGTGGCGCGAGTACGACGAGCAGGGCTTCCTGATCTACTCCTTCGCCGAAACCGTCGCTGCCATGCATCCCTACTACATCATGCGTGCCATCGGCGGCGCGATGTATCTGTCCGGCGCCCTTATCATGGCCTGGAACATCGCCATGACCATCTTTGGCTACCAACGCGAGGAGGATCCGATGCCGGGCTCCATCCCCGCCCTCCAGCGTGCGCGATCAGGAGCCAGAAAATGGGCTTGATGGACAAACACGCCATCATCGAGAAGAACGCCACGCTTCTTCTCGTTGGCTCCCTTCTGGTGGTGACGGTCGGCGGCATCGTCGAGATCGCGCCGCTCTTCTATCTCGACAATACGATCGAGAAGGTCGAAGGCATGCGGCCCTATTCGCCGCTCGAACTTGCTGGACGAAATATCTATGTGCGCGAGGGCTGCTACCTCTGCCACAGCCAGATGATCAGACCGTTCCGCGACGAGGTCGAGCGCTATGGGCACTACAGCCTGGCGGCCGAGTCGATCTACGATCACCCTTTCCAGTGGGGATCGAAGCGCACCGGACCGGACCTCGCCCGGGTTGGCGACCGCTACTCCAACGAATGGCACGTACAGCATCTTGCCGATCCGCGCTCGGTGGTGCCGGAATCGATCATGCCGAACTACGAGTTCCTGAAGAATACGCCGATCGAGGTGAAAGACTTCTCGACGCATCTTATCGCAAACAGGCGTGTCGCCGTCCCTTACTCCGATGACATGATCGCAAACGCCAATGTCGATCTGATGGCGCAGGCGGATCCCAACATCGATACGTCCGGCGTTGAAGCGCGCTACCCCAGGGCCAAGCTCGGCGACTTCGACGGCAATCCGCAGCAGGTCACCGAAATGGATGCCTTGGTCGCTTACCTCCAGATGCTTGGCACATTGGTCGATTTCAAGACCTACGACGAAGCCGCCGGCTACCGCTGAGGAGTGTGCTCGTGGACTACAATTTGATGCGGGAATTCGCCGACAGCTGGGGCCTCCTTGCCATGGCGCTCTTCTTCGTCGGATGCGTTGCCTTCGCGCTTCGCCCTGGCGGCCGCAGGCAAGCTGACGAAGCCGCTCGAATTCCTCTCAAGGACGATTGATCATGAGTAGCGAGCACATCGACGAGGTCTCGGGCATCTCAACGACCGGCCATGAGTGGGATGGCATCCGGGAGCTCAACAACCCACTTCCGCGCTGGTGGGTCACGACATTTTACATCACCATTGTCTGGGCGATCGGCTACACCATCGCCTATCCCGCATGGCCAATGCTTACTTCCGCGACCAGAGGTGTGCTCGGCTATTCGAGCCGCAACCACGTTAAGAATGAACTGGCGGCCGCCGAAGCCGCCAAGGCCAAATATGTCGCAGCGGTGGAATCGAAAACCGCCTCGGAGATTGCTGCCGACGACGCATTGCGCGAGTTCGCCGTGGCTGCCGGCGGTGCGGCATTCAGGGTCAATTGCGTGCAGTGCCATGGCTCCGGCGCGCAAGGCTCCAAAGGTTTTCCAAACCTCAACGACGACGATTGGCTGTGGGGCGGCAGCGCTGAGCAGATCCAGCAGACGATCACCCACGGCATCCGCTTCGCGTCAGACCCGGATACGCGCCTGTCGGAAATGCCGGCTTTTGGCGACATCATCACGGCGGACCAGATCGCACAGGTCAGCGCCTACGTTGCCAGCCTGTCCGACTTGGTCCGGGACGCAAGTCTGATCGAGCCCGGCGCCAAGGTTTTCGCGGAAAATTGCGTCGCCTGTCATGGCGACACAGCAAAGGGCAACAGGGAACTCGGCGCGCCCGACCTGACCGACGCCATCTGGCTCTATGGACCGGGCGAGACGGCTATTGCTGCGCAGGTCCGCGCGCCGAAGCACGGCGTCATGCCGGCCTGGATCGGGCGTCTCGGCGAGACCAAGGTCAAAGAACTCGCAGTCTATGTTCATTCGCTTGGCGGCGGAGAATAGGAACGGAAGCCTATTCTCGGCCCTCCCCGCCAAGCGACGGGGCCCGGCTTGCGCCGGGCCTCGACACCATTCCGGCATCCGGCGAATGACTTGCATCAACGCGGTGCAATTCGCCATGCGGCAAAGCGTGCTCAACGTGGCCATAAGCCAGAACCGATCGGTCGGGCTTCCGCCGCGAAATCGTCGCCGGGACTGGAGCTTCTCGTGCTTGAAAACACGCAAATTGAACGGCTCGAAGCCGAATCGGTCAACTCCGCCAAGGCCCGTCAGCCGCTTTATGCCCCGCACAAGAAGGTATTCCCGCAGCGCGCTTCAGGCAGCTTTCGCCGCTTCAAGTGGTTGGTGATGGCAATCACGCTGGGCATTTACTACTTGACGCCCTGGCTGCGGTGGGATCGAGGGCCGTTCGCGCCTGATCAGGCCGTGCTGGTCGATCTTGCCAACCGCCGCTTCTACTTTTTCTTCATCGAAATCTGGCCGCAGGAATTCTACTACGTGGCTGGCCTGCTGGTCATGGCCGGCATCGGCCTTTTCCTGGTCACCTCCACAGTTGGTCGGGCCTGGTGCGGCTATACCTGCCCGCAGACCGTATGGGTCGACCTGTTTCTGGTCGTCGAGCGCGCGATCGAAGGAGATCGCAACGCGCGCATGACGCTCGATGCCGGACCCTGGACAGCGCGCAAGCTTATGCTGCGCGTATCGAAACACGCCATATGGCTGGTCATAGGGACGGCGACCGGGGGGGCCTGGATCTTCTATTTCGCCGACGCGCCAAAGCTGATCGGCGAAGTCTTCACCGGGACCGCCGCACCCGTCGGCTACATCACCATCGCCGTGCTGACGGCGACTACCTACACATTCGGTGGACTGATGCGCGAGCAGGTCTGCATATATATGTGCCCGTGGCCGCGCATTCAGGCGGCCATGCTCGACGAGAATTCTCTCACGGTGACCTACAATGATTGGCGCGGCGAACCTCGTTCGCGTCACGCCAAGAAGGTTCAGGCCGCTGGGCAGCTGGTCGGAGACTGCGTCGATTGCAACACCTGTGTCGCGGTCTGCCCGATGGGGATCGACATTCGCGACGGCCAGCAGCTCGAATGCATCACTTGCGCGCTCTGTATCGACGCCTGCGACAGCGTCATGGCCAAGCTCGGCAAGGAGCGCGGGCTGATCTCCTATGCGACGCTGTCCGACTACAACGCCAACATGGCGGTGGCGACCGGGGGCGGCTCCAGCACGGTGAAGCCTTCGCTGGTGCGCACTGCCGACGGCGCTTTCGCCGACAGGTTGGCCCATTTCCACATTCGCAAGATCTTCAGGCCGCGCACGTCCGTCTACATGGGTGCGTGGTCGGCGGTCGGTCTCACCCTGTTCTATTCGCTTCTGACGCGCGACCGGCTCGAGGTCAACGTTCTGCACGACCGCAATCCGCAGTTCGTCGTGTTGTCCGACGGTTCGATCCGCAATGGCTACACCGTCAAGCTGCTCAACATGATCCCCGAGCCCAGGACGATCGTCGTCACCATGCAGGGCCTGCCGGAGGCCGAGATGAGCGTCGTCGGGATCGACGACCTGCCTGCGGATCGCTCCTTTGCCATTCCGGTCGAACCCGACCGGCTGAAGATGCTGAAGGTTTTCGTTCGCCAGCCGGCGGAACAGATCAAGGGCCAAGCGCAAACATTCAAATTCCGGGTCGAAGACAAGGCGAGCTTCGAGTCGGACGAATACACGGCCACTTTCAACGCACCGGAGATCGTCAGATGAGCGCCAATCCGCAGAAATCCCGCGAATTCACCGGCGGGCATATGTTGGTCACCATTCTCGCCTTTTTCGCTGTGGTCATCGGCGTCAATCTGACCATGGCGACACTCGCCAACACGAGTTGGACCGGCCTCGTCGTCGAAAACACCTATGTGGCCAGCCAGCAATTCAACAGGAGGGCCGAGGAAGGGCGCGCGCAGGCCGCGCTCGGCTGGACTGGCAAACTGACGATCGCGTCGGGCGAAGTCCGTTACAGCCTCAGCGACGCCGCCGGCAAGCTGGTCCCATTGGACGGCGTCAGCGTCCTGTTCCGTCATCCTGCCTATGAGGCCGAGGACAAGTCCATCATTTTAACTCTCGCAACGGATCAGGAATTTGCCGCGCACCACACGCCCAGGGACGGCGTCTGGATCGTCGAAGTCGATGCCGACGCCGGTCTCGCGGAGCCCTATCGGGAAGTTCACCGTATCATCATTTCCCAAGGTGCGTTGCAATGAGCTGCTGTGCACCGGGCGCCGAAATGGCGCTGGATGTCGCTGGCGCCGCATCCGTTTTGCCGTCGAGCCAAGAAATCAAACTGGCGAGCCGTTCGCTGGGCGGCGACCTGTATCAGACCGATCTTTCAGTACCGGCGGTTCGTTGTGCAGCCTGCATCCAGGCGATCGAAACGGCGCTTGGAAAGCTGGATCGGGTCGAGGGCGCCCGCGTCAACCTGTCGACGAAACGGGTTTCGGTCCGGTGGCGCGGCGACGAGGTTCCGCCATTCCTCGCCACACTTGGACGGCTGGGCTATGACGCACACCTGTTCGAACCCGAGGCTTACGGCAAGGACAAGACGCTGTCGGAGCTGATCCGCGCCGTCGCGGTTGCCGGCTTTGCGGCCGGCAACATCATGCTGCTTTCGGTGTCGGTCTGGTCGGGCGCCGAAGGCGCGACCCGCGATCTGTTCCACTGGGTCTCGGCACTAATCGCCATTCCCGCACTTGCCTTCGCCGGCGGCATCTTCTTCCGTTCGGGGTGGAATGCGCTACGCCACGGCCGCATGAACATGGATGTGCCCATCGCGGTCGGGGTGTCGCTCGCCTATGCCATGAGCCTTTACGAGACGATCACCCATGGCGACCACGCCTATTTCGATGCGTCGGTGTCGCTGCTGTTCTTCCTGTTGATCGGCCGCACGCTGGATCATGTCATGCGCGAGCGCGCCCGCACTGCGGTGAAAGGCCTGTCTCAGTTGGCGGCGCGTGGCGCCATGGTGCTGCGCGGCGACGGCGCGCGCGACTATCTGCCGGTTGGCGAGATCGAACCGGGAATGCAACTCCTGATCGCGGCTGGTGAGAGGATCCCCGTCGACGGCAAGATCATTCATGGTGCGTCGGATCTGGATTGCTCTCTGGTCTCTGGCGAGAGCACGCCCCGAAACGTGGCGCCGGGCGAAACCGTGCAAGCCGGTGTCCTCAATCTGACAGGCTCGCTGACCGTCCAGGCGACAGCCGCCGCAAAAGATTCCTTCCTGGAAGAAATGGTTCGGCTGATGGAAGCCGCCGAGGGCGGTCGCGCGCATTATCGCCGGATCGCCGATCGCGTTTCTGCGCTCTACGCCCCGGTGGTTCATATCACCGCCTTCGCGACCTTCCTTGGCTGGATGGCGGCGACTGGCGACTGGCACCGGGCGATGACGATCGCCATCGCCGTCCTCATCATCACATGCCCGTGTGCGCTCGGCCTCGCCGTGCCGATCGTGCAGGTGGTCGCCGCGCGGCGCCTGTTCGAGAACGGCATCATGGTCAAGGACGGCTCGGCCATGGAGCGCCTGGCAACGATCGACACGGCTGTGTTCGACAAGACCGGAACACTTACGCTCGGTCAGCCCCGTCTCGTCAATGCGGCCTCGATCGATCCGGCCATGCTGGCAATGGCGGCAGACATGGCCGCGCACTCGCGTCACCCATTTTCAAAGGCCATAGCCGGCTTTGCCGCTTCCGGCGGGCAGGACAAATTCGATGCTGTCAGCGAGCATCCAGGATTCGGGATCGAAGCCACTGTCGCTGGGAGCATCTGGCGGCTGGGCCGACGCGGATGGGCTGGATGGAAGGCCCGGACCGGCGGCGAAGGAAAGCATGGCTATGGCGGAACGGTCCTGACGAAAGACGGGATCATTGTCGCGTCCTTCGTTTTCGAGGACGCACTGCGTGCCGACGCAAGGGCAGCCATTGTGCAGTTGAACGATGCCCGGGTGTCCATGGAGATGCTGTCGGGCGATACCGCAGGCGCCTGCGGTGAAGTTGCAAAAATGCTGGGTGTCGGCGACTTCGTTCCGTGCCTGCTGCCATCTGGCAAGGTCGAACGCATCGAGACACTGGCGAGAGCTGGCCACAAGGTTCTAATGGTTGGCGACGGCCTCAACGACACGCCTGCGCTGGGGGCAGCACATGTCTCGATCGCGCCGGCCACCGCTGCCGATATTGGCCGCAACGCCGCGGACTTCGTGTTCCTGCGCGAAAGCCTTTTGGCCGTACCCCTTGCCCTGGACGTCTCACGGAAGGCCGGCCGGCTGATCCGTCAGAACATCGCCATCGCGATCGTCTACAACACCATTGCTGTGCCAATCGCCATTCTGGGGCACGTCACGCCGCTGATCGCGGCAATCGCGATGTCTGCTTCATCGCTGCTTGTCATCGGAAATGCGTTGCGCCTGCA
Encoded proteins:
- a CDS encoding cbb3-type cytochrome c oxidase subunit 3; amino-acid sequence: MDYNLMREFADSWGLLAMALFFVGCVAFALRPGGRRQADEAARIPLKDD
- the ccoG gene encoding cytochrome c oxidase accessory protein CcoG, which gives rise to MLENTQIERLEAESVNSAKARQPLYAPHKKVFPQRASGSFRRFKWLVMAITLGIYYLTPWLRWDRGPFAPDQAVLVDLANRRFYFFFIEIWPQEFYYVAGLLVMAGIGLFLVTSTVGRAWCGYTCPQTVWVDLFLVVERAIEGDRNARMTLDAGPWTARKLMLRVSKHAIWLVIGTATGGAWIFYFADAPKLIGEVFTGTAAPVGYITIAVLTATTYTFGGLMREQVCIYMCPWPRIQAAMLDENSLTVTYNDWRGEPRSRHAKKVQAAGQLVGDCVDCNTCVAVCPMGIDIRDGQQLECITCALCIDACDSVMAKLGKERGLISYATLSDYNANMAVATGGGSSTVKPSLVRTADGAFADRLAHFHIRKIFRPRTSVYMGAWSAVGLTLFYSLLTRDRLEVNVLHDRNPQFVVLSDGSIRNGYTVKLLNMIPEPRTIVVTMQGLPEAEMSVVGIDDLPADRSFAIPVEPDRLKMLKVFVRQPAEQIKGQAQTFKFRVEDKASFESDEYTATFNAPEIVR
- a CDS encoding heavy metal translocating P-type ATPase; the encoded protein is MSCCAPGAEMALDVAGAASVLPSSQEIKLASRSLGGDLYQTDLSVPAVRCAACIQAIETALGKLDRVEGARVNLSTKRVSVRWRGDEVPPFLATLGRLGYDAHLFEPEAYGKDKTLSELIRAVAVAGFAAGNIMLLSVSVWSGAEGATRDLFHWVSALIAIPALAFAGGIFFRSGWNALRHGRMNMDVPIAVGVSLAYAMSLYETITHGDHAYFDASVSLLFFLLIGRTLDHVMRERARTAVKGLSQLAARGAMVLRGDGARDYLPVGEIEPGMQLLIAAGERIPVDGKIIHGASDLDCSLVSGESTPRNVAPGETVQAGVLNLTGSLTVQATAAAKDSFLEEMVRLMEAAEGGRAHYRRIADRVSALYAPVVHITAFATFLGWMAATGDWHRAMTIAIAVLIITCPCALGLAVPIVQVVAARRLFENGIMVKDGSAMERLATIDTAVFDKTGTLTLGQPRLVNAASIDPAMLAMAADMAAHSRHPFSKAIAGFAASGGQDKFDAVSEHPGFGIEATVAGSIWRLGRRGWAGWKARTGGEGKHGYGGTVLTKDGIIVASFVFEDALRADARAAIVQLNDARVSMEMLSGDTAGACGEVAKMLGVGDFVPCLLPSGKVERIETLARAGHKVLMVGDGLNDTPALGAAHVSIAPATAADIGRNAADFVFLRESLLAVPLALDVSRKAGRLIRQNIAIAIVYNTIAVPIAILGHVTPLIAAIAMSASSLLVIGNALRLQGFVLAEVTGAPSATRSGIRASVQPS
- a CDS encoding FixH family protein translates to MSANPQKSREFTGGHMLVTILAFFAVVIGVNLTMATLANTSWTGLVVENTYVASQQFNRRAEEGRAQAALGWTGKLTIASGEVRYSLSDAAGKLVPLDGVSVLFRHPAYEAEDKSIILTLATDQEFAAHHTPRDGVWIVEVDADAGLAEPYREVHRIIISQGALQ
- the ccoO gene encoding cytochrome-c oxidase, cbb3-type subunit II, with product MGLMDKHAIIEKNATLLLVGSLLVVTVGGIVEIAPLFYLDNTIEKVEGMRPYSPLELAGRNIYVREGCYLCHSQMIRPFRDEVERYGHYSLAAESIYDHPFQWGSKRTGPDLARVGDRYSNEWHVQHLADPRSVVPESIMPNYEFLKNTPIEVKDFSTHLIANRRVAVPYSDDMIANANVDLMAQADPNIDTSGVEARYPRAKLGDFDGNPQQVTEMDALVAYLQMLGTLVDFKTYDEAAGYR
- a CDS encoding Crp/Fnr family transcriptional regulator, coding for MTVRQDIHSSGIPVLCLPCEVRHRGVCGALDPDDLARLAKTSSRHKIEPGVELIGDAEAVDSYSNVLSGVVKLTKSLSDGRQQIVGLQFAPDFLGRPFKVKSAINAEAATAVSLCSFPRAAIERMMKESPELEHRLLKQTLNELDEAREWMVTLGRKTAPEKVASFLLMIARNIDSSVGPAARSACFDLPLTRAEISDFLGLTNETVSRQLTRLRMDGVIRIENNRHVTVDSVSRLEQRCGGRGATAL
- the ccoP gene encoding cytochrome-c oxidase, cbb3-type subunit III; this translates as MSSEHIDEVSGISTTGHEWDGIRELNNPLPRWWVTTFYITIVWAIGYTIAYPAWPMLTSATRGVLGYSSRNHVKNELAAAEAAKAKYVAAVESKTASEIAADDALREFAVAAGGAAFRVNCVQCHGSGAQGSKGFPNLNDDDWLWGGSAEQIQQTITHGIRFASDPDTRLSEMPAFGDIITADQIAQVSAYVASLSDLVRDASLIEPGAKVFAENCVACHGDTAKGNRELGAPDLTDAIWLYGPGETAIAAQVRAPKHGVMPAWIGRLGETKVKELAVYVHSLGGGE
- the ccoN gene encoding cytochrome-c oxidase, cbb3-type subunit I produces the protein MKFGTEIVLLSLFAFAALVAAGFGVDEPFRQHMWVLFFAVAGFTAILLRNTEFKPAVPIHPADYMDGPIRYGAVATVIWGVVGMLVGVVIALQLAYPDLNIEPWFNFGRLRPLHTSGVVFAFGGNALLCTSLYVVQRTCRARLFGGDLAWFVFWGYQLFIVMAATGYLLGITEGREYAEPEWYVDLWLTIVWVAYLILFLGTILKRKEPHIYVANWFYLSFIVTIAMLHVINNLSMPVSFVGSKSYSAFSGVQDALTQWWYGHNAVGFFLTAGFLGMMYYFVPKQANRPVYSYRLSIIHFWALIFLYIWAGPHHLHYTALPDWAQTLGMVFSIMLWMPSWGGMINGLMTLSGAWDKLRTDPIIRMMVMAIAFYGMSTFEGPMMAIKTVNSLSHYTDWTIGHVHSGALGWVGMISFGAIYFMVPKLWNRERLYSLRLVNWHFWLATLGIVLYAAVMWVSGVMQGLMWREYDEQGFLIYSFAETVAAMHPYYIMRAIGGAMYLSGALIMAWNIAMTIFGYQREEDPMPGSIPALQRARSGARKWA
- the hemN gene encoding oxygen-independent coproporphyrinogen III oxidase translates to MRPELTARLGENVPRYTSYPTAPHFHPGVDAAVQKGWLEVLEGGDEISLYLHIPYCDRLCWFCACHTKQTRHYEPVTAYLRSLRAEIATVAALISGKVFVRAIHFGGGSPTMLKPEDMVALGAFMRDSFDFVPNTKISIEIDPNDMDEARLDALAEIGMTRASLGVQDFDPKVQKAINREQSFLQTKAVVDGVRSRGVESVNLDLLYGLPHQTRESLCSTVAQALTLEPDRMALFGYAHVPWFKKHQTMIDEAWLPGPTERFAQSQLAARAILDKGYEAIGLDHFAKPGDALAVAACTGALHRNFQGYTEDRCETLIGVGPSSISRFRQGYLQNNPSTAEYGRMVANGGLAAVRGIAFSDDDRVRGWIIERLMCDFAFSAIDLVESFGEAGQKLLFQASSIALQDPARLLELQGDSFVVLAESRPFVRSVAAKFDKYLESGTARHSVAV